Proteins from a single region of Altererythrobacter sp. Root672:
- a CDS encoding tetratricopeptide repeat protein, protein MITALISASLLTLAQAAVEAPGPPVPRTVAEDRLIACLEKARKDPTTAIVEAGQWSEQTSGPDRTYPQHCLGMAYTSLLRWEAAEQAFVAAREVLGEGDPYRRAQLAAMAGNSALAQERAAAALTHLNLAASDAEASGDAGLRAVVEIDRARAQVLLGQMAEAEATLTSARTFDPQSPYAWLLSATLARRQNKLADAQSYIETAARLSPGYPEIGLEAGVIAILGGREDAARASWQSVVDLAPNSEEAITARGYLAQLSEPTEAQPTAEPSAETPSE, encoded by the coding sequence ATGATCACCGCACTCATCTCCGCATCGCTGCTCACCCTGGCTCAGGCTGCCGTCGAGGCGCCGGGCCCGCCGGTACCGCGCACCGTGGCGGAAGATCGGCTCATCGCCTGTCTGGAAAAGGCCCGTAAGGATCCGACCACCGCGATCGTCGAAGCCGGCCAGTGGTCCGAGCAAACCAGCGGACCGGACCGCACCTATCCGCAACATTGCCTTGGCATGGCCTATACCTCGCTACTACGCTGGGAAGCGGCCGAGCAGGCGTTCGTTGCCGCGCGGGAGGTGCTTGGTGAGGGCGATCCCTACCGCCGGGCCCAACTCGCCGCGATGGCCGGCAATTCCGCCTTGGCCCAGGAACGTGCCGCCGCCGCCCTTACCCACCTCAACCTCGCCGCGAGCGATGCCGAAGCCTCGGGCGATGCGGGGTTGCGTGCAGTGGTCGAGATCGACAGGGCACGGGCCCAAGTCCTGCTTGGCCAAATGGCAGAAGCTGAAGCCACACTCACCAGCGCGCGGACCTTCGACCCGCAGAGCCCTTATGCCTGGCTGCTCTCGGCGACCTTGGCGCGTCGTCAGAACAAGCTGGCCGACGCACAGTCCTATATCGAAACCGCCGCCAGGCTGTCCCCCGGCTACCCGGAGATCGGCCTCGAAGCCGGTGTGATCGCCATACTCGGTGGACGCGAGGACGCCGCGCGGGCAAGCTGGCAGTCGGTTGTCGATCTCGCCCCAAACAGCGAGGAAGCGATTACTGCCCGCGGCTATCTGGCCCAGCTCAGTGAACCCACCGAGGCTCAGCCGACCGCTGAGCCAAGTGCGGAGACCCCGTCCGAATGA
- a CDS encoding alpha/beta fold hydrolase — protein sequence MPETRFHAMPDGRRIAFRHSPASGPGSGPAIVFLPGYMSDMAGSKATALLAWAEAERRECLLLDYSGCGESGGDFADGTLARWAEEVLALIEAEVRGEVVLVGSSMGGWLMLLAAQQLGSKLVGLVGIAAAPDFTDWGYDDAQKAQLSNGETLFTENAYGYDPTPTHPGFWSDGQDRRQLESEIAIDCPVRLLHGQEDTDVPPKISLRLAEALRSQDVQVTLIKGGDHRLSRDSDIALLLRTVAALA from the coding sequence ATGCCTGAGACCCGTTTCCACGCGATGCCCGATGGCAGGCGGATCGCTTTCCGCCACAGCCCTGCCTCTGGCCCTGGCTCCGGCCCGGCGATCGTGTTCCTGCCCGGCTACATGTCCGACATGGCCGGCAGCAAGGCCACCGCGCTCTTGGCCTGGGCCGAAGCGGAACGGCGAGAATGTCTGCTGCTCGATTACTCGGGCTGCGGCGAAAGCGGGGGCGATTTCGCGGACGGTACGCTGGCGCGCTGGGCCGAAGAGGTGCTCGCGCTGATCGAAGCCGAGGTGCGGGGCGAAGTCGTGCTGGTCGGATCGTCTATGGGCGGTTGGTTGATGCTGCTTGCGGCGCAGCAGCTTGGATCAAAGCTCGTTGGCCTGGTGGGCATCGCCGCCGCCCCTGACTTCACCGACTGGGGCTATGACGACGCCCAGAAGGCGCAGCTCTCGAACGGCGAGACACTCTTCACCGAAAACGCCTATGGCTACGACCCCACGCCCACGCATCCAGGCTTCTGGTCCGACGGGCAGGACCGGCGCCAGCTTGAGAGCGAGATCGCCATCGATTGTCCGGTGCGGCTGCTCCACGGACAGGAGGACACCGACGTCCCCCCGAAAATCTCACTGCGCCTTGCAGAGGCCTTGCGTTCACAGGACGTGCAGGTGACCCTGATCAAGGGTGGCGACCATCGCCTTTCGCGCGACAGCGACATCGCCCTGCTCCTGCGCACCGTCGCCGCGCTAGCTTGA
- the holA gene encoding DNA polymerase III subunit delta, with amino-acid sequence MKATQRDFNAVAPRAAQQAKIMFFCGPDEAGAAAAAARLIAMLPDPGERVDFSGGDLKSDPVRLGDEARSNSLFAGTRHILVSANGDEAHDAVKTLLDVIDAGEGEGACPILIVATSATDKSRTAKLLEGRGDGLVAMFHPPDLKSVTEEVRRMADAAGLRLGGDLAERIARAAGLDVRLAQSEVTKLALYVDASAQAPRQASEEALDAIGAKTEEDGFMPLVNAVLSGEVNRLPGELRRMHELSLNPVAVLLALERRAAQLAQLTARLGPNGKIKDLLETEQKARRVFWRDARDLGTQMQRWNAKRLNRLVQRLAALHRSLLSNSQAAELLLAQELTDIARYAAPRR; translated from the coding sequence GTGAAAGCCACTCAGCGCGACTTCAACGCCGTCGCGCCGCGCGCTGCGCAGCAGGCGAAGATCATGTTCTTCTGCGGCCCGGACGAGGCAGGCGCAGCCGCCGCCGCGGCCCGGCTCATCGCCATGCTGCCCGACCCGGGTGAGCGGGTAGATTTTTCGGGCGGTGACCTGAAATCCGATCCCGTGCGTCTAGGCGACGAGGCGCGCTCGAACTCGCTCTTTGCCGGAACCCGCCACATCCTGGTCAGCGCCAACGGCGACGAGGCGCACGATGCGGTAAAGACCCTGCTCGACGTTATCGACGCCGGGGAAGGCGAGGGGGCCTGCCCGATCCTGATCGTGGCGACCAGCGCCACCGACAAGTCGCGCACTGCCAAACTCCTCGAAGGTCGCGGCGATGGGCTGGTAGCTATGTTCCATCCGCCGGACCTCAAGTCGGTGACCGAGGAAGTGCGGCGCATGGCCGATGCGGCCGGCCTCAGGCTCGGCGGCGATCTTGCTGAGCGCATCGCGCGAGCGGCCGGGCTCGATGTGAGGCTCGCCCAGTCCGAAGTCACCAAGCTCGCGCTCTATGTCGACGCTTCGGCCCAGGCGCCGCGCCAGGCCAGCGAGGAAGCGCTCGACGCGATTGGCGCCAAGACCGAGGAAGACGGCTTCATGCCGCTGGTCAACGCAGTGCTGTCCGGAGAGGTCAATCGGCTGCCAGGCGAGTTGCGGCGGATGCACGAGCTGTCGCTCAATCCAGTGGCCGTATTGCTCGCGCTTGAGCGCCGCGCCGCGCAACTGGCGCAGCTCACCGCCCGCCTCGGACCGAACGGCAAGATCAAGGACTTGCTTGAGACTGAGCAAAAGGCCCGCCGCGTGTTCTGGCGCGACGCGCGCGATCTTGGGACGCAAATGCAGCGCTGGAACGCCAAGCGCCTCAACCGCCTGGTGCAGCGGCTCGCTGCGCTCCATCGTTCGCTGCTGTCGAACAGCCAGGCGGCCGAACTGCTGCTGGCGCAGGAACTGACCGACATCGCCCGTTATGCGGCGCCGCGGCGGTAA
- the lptE gene encoding LPS assembly lipoprotein LptE: MRRAASLLAPLALLGALGGCGLQPMYAGGGDGAVAQGIAAVEVAPIEGRAGWLVRNALKDRLAQGGSTATPRYRLDVLLDDQLESLGLLTDETVSRERRTLRARYQLVDLSNGTILLDATAGSDAGIDVVSSEFATIAAEQTALENLAVEVSDRIMVRVMLALRSQS; the protein is encoded by the coding sequence ATGAGGCGGGCCGCGTCCCTGCTGGCGCCTCTCGCGCTGCTGGGAGCGCTGGGTGGCTGCGGCCTGCAGCCGATGTACGCTGGCGGTGGTGACGGGGCCGTTGCGCAGGGGATCGCGGCGGTGGAAGTCGCTCCGATCGAAGGACGCGCAGGCTGGCTCGTGCGCAATGCGCTGAAGGACAGGCTGGCGCAGGGCGGCAGTACCGCGACGCCGCGTTATCGGCTCGACGTGCTGCTCGACGACCAGCTCGAAAGCCTCGGCCTGCTGACCGACGAGACCGTGTCGCGCGAGCGCCGGACGCTGCGCGCCCGCTACCAGTTGGTCGATCTGTCGAACGGCACGATCCTGCTCGATGCGACGGCGGGCTCGGATGCCGGCATCGACGTGGTTTCGTCGGAATTTGCGACGATTGCCGCGGAACAGACCGCGCTCGAGAACTTGGCCGTCGAGGTCTCCGACCGGATCATGGTCCGGGTGATGCTCGCGCTCCGCTCGCAATCGTGA